A stretch of Malus sylvestris chromosome 11, drMalSylv7.2, whole genome shotgun sequence DNA encodes these proteins:
- the LOC126588894 gene encoding calmodulin-7 has product MADQLTDDQISEFKEAFSLFDKDGDGCITTKELGTVMRSLGQNPTEAELQDMINEVDADGNGTIDFPEFLNLMARKMKDTDSEEELKEAFRVFDKDQNGFISAAELRHVMTNLGEKLTDEEVDEMIREADVDGDGQINYEEFVKVMMAK; this is encoded by the exons ATGGCCGATCAGCTCACCGACGACCAGATCTCCGAGTTCAAGGAGGCGTTCAGCCTATTCGACAAGGACGGCGATG GTTGCATCACTACAAAAGAGTTGGGGACTGTCATGCGTTCACTTGGGCAGAACCCAACTGAAGCCGAGCTTCAGGATATGATCAATGAGGTTGATGCTGATGGGAATGGGACCATTGATTTTCCAGAGTTCCTTAACTTGATGGCCCGGAAGATGAAGGACACCGATTCTGAGGAGGAGCTCAAGGAAGCCTTCCGAGTGTTCGATAAGGACCAGAATGGCTTCATTTCTGCTGCTGAGCTTCGTCATGTTATGACAAATCTAGGCGAGAAGCTGACAGATGAGGAAGTTGATGAGATGATTCGTGAGGCTGATGTGGATGGTGATGGGCAGATCAACTATGAGGAGTTCGTCAAAGTCATGATGGCCAAGTGA